A genomic stretch from Candidatus Cloacimonadota bacterium includes:
- a CDS encoding sigma-70 family RNA polymerase sigma factor, translating to MKAKKDISAFGEVYQRYFPKINNFVYHRVNDDAARNEIVSNIFYKAMTNIGRYRFVNEKKCSFSSWLYRIAVNETNQYFRKEKRNQQMKDKLREKQTIQGKELMDLDYQSLKEAIRQLDLYEQNLISLRFFEKMKHKEIAEILKQKEGTIKVQVHRSLEKLRNFLQGDISYEEI from the coding sequence TTGAAAGCGAAAAAAGACATCTCCGCTTTTGGAGAAGTGTATCAGAGATATTTTCCAAAGATCAATAATTTTGTGTATCATAGAGTGAACGATGACGCTGCGCGTAACGAGATCGTGTCTAATATTTTTTATAAAGCAATGACGAATATTGGTCGATATCGTTTCGTTAATGAGAAAAAATGCTCCTTCTCTTCCTGGCTCTATCGGATTGCGGTGAACGAAACCAATCAATATTTCAGGAAAGAAAAGCGAAATCAGCAGATGAAGGATAAGTTGCGTGAAAAGCAAACAATCCAAGGCAAGGAACTCATGGATCTTGATTATCAATCATTAAAAGAAGCAATCCGTCAACTCGATCTGTATGAGCAGAACCTGATATCACTCCGCTTCTTTGAGAAGATGAAACATAAAGAGATAGCTGAGATCCTCAAACAGAAAGAAGGAACAATTAAAGTACAAGTACATCGTTCATTAGAAAAGTTACGAAACTTTTTACAGGGAGATATATCCTATGAAGAAATTTGA